In Quercus robur chromosome 11, dhQueRobu3.1, whole genome shotgun sequence, the sequence aactaaGTGCTAATGCTCTAAAGATATGATAGTCTtccaaaatttctatttttcaaattattggAATACTACGACTTTGCTAAATAAGTTCTCTTTGATTTGTTATTTCCTTCACCAACAGCTCACTCTTTTTATAGTACAAAAAAGAATAGAggaagaatatttaaatgaaatagaaccccaaaaaaaaaagagtagtttATGAGTTTCTAGCAAAACTTTTGTTAGAAATTTGTTGAGTTCTTTGTGAATGTGCCAATTATCATTTTGCAAAGCTAGTTAAAGAGATTCCATTTTATCCACGCATATGCCCTAGGCTAGagactattttttgttttttactactttttatttatttttttttttttttttggtttccatCTTTCTACATAGTTACTACTTCATCACAAGCCATATGTGACCAACcaaaaagatttatttttaaatgaatagatgtaaataatatatcttatataaaatttcCTGCTTCCAATCTTTCCATAGTCAAATTGTTACAGCCATTATCAACTAACACATTTGAgactagacatggcaaaatgaGTTAGAATTTTCTGACCCAACCCGACCTAAAAAATACCTGACCTGAACCcgattttttttacttcaagtAAAAACAAGTTGACCCGTGACTCGACCCCTGTTTTTTATAGGTCAACTCAACCTAACCCGTGAtccaaactattttttaaaactttttttttgggtaaaaaaaattataaaattaaaacaatattggtttaattgtttgttgtgagcTTTAAAGAAACTATTGAGACATTTACATAAATGCATGCTAAtgaattgaaagatgaatggtTAAGCAttttgtaatgagtaaagatttttagatattaaataagaaagtgcatgccaagataatctggttatagtagagttaaaaacgtaaatttaaaattgtagacatgtaTGAGAAACATtcataagtgtgaaaatagtgaagctaaagtatcaaattagcacaaattatgaatgcttagacttattttttttaacaatttatgtccaaaatatataaacggctttttaaaataaattatgatatttcttaGAGCATGTGTTgctaacaatgatatgatattcataaaagagaccatgtataaataagtaaacaatcaaattttaatgtatattctcaaattaaaacaaagtgtcaaccacaattaataatagattataaaattaattttcaagatcttgagtcctatagtcacaggttttaggccacactagaaagcgtggcctaaaaaaacgcggctataggctatagccacgtttttttgacatatagccacgttttaaaaacgcagccatagaaccttttttttgtagtgagattgtaaatttcttatatgtttttattctttgtcaaatgaattatccaataagtcatttgtaattttgttttatattttgggatgttgatattgtgtagaaataaaacttgtttacttatttttgtgttattttgttttggttagcAATGttgggatttgtataattttaaaattgtttaataagtattaataagtttaactgagttccTTCTTGATAGAAGTggtaaattcaaaataatacattttacatcaagtaatttgtttcATAACTtttcaaatggcaaatacatgtttttttccttatatttaaaaaaataaaaaaataaaaaaaattcatgtgaaaaatacgggtcaacccgacccaacccacaACCCGATTGACCCAAGCCCTTTttaacccgcttaaaatgacccgcTTTTGACCCACAACACATTTAACCCACAATCCAATTGACCTGATCTGACCCACCGTTCCCCGCTCGTTTGCCATGTCTATTTGAGACTCTGTATAGTAGAACCAAAGTACAAACTTAATAGCCTACcccaaaatgttttcttttctcactaATAATGCTCTCTTTACCCTCCATTTTCTAATCTTCTCAACCTCTGTCGACAGTATTTATggtgttttctttaaaaagttCAACAAGCCTTTATGGAGAAGAGGAGCCACCTCCACTTCTAGCTATTTGCATGACACCCTTACTGGCAAAAGCCCAACTGCTGTGAGAATTGCTAGATTACCAAATAGTACCTTTAAGAACTTCACAAATACAATGACAGCTGATGACCCATTAACCCAAGGGCCCAAGCTCACAACAAAGCTTGTTGGAAGAGCCTAAGGGATTTATGTCATGGCTGCAAAAAATGATGTTGCATTGCTTACAGTTTTGAAAGTTTCATTTTTAGAGGGTAAGTGTCGACACACCCAAAAATCGGATTATTAAGTATAATCGCACATTAGGTCCTTAGCAACATGACTCTTTGTAAGCATGCATTTCTAGGGTGAGGTGTGTGTATGTGAgtccatttttcttatttttattttgggagtCTCCACCAaccattggttttgtattaagtgtgattggtcacctatgAGTTTAATTCCTTTTAAGtaacctaattaactaaaccaaTTTTAAGGTTTATTAATTACGATAAACCAAAAGTCTCGAACTAAAGATCTTGGAGTCGGAAGTTCAATTACGTGTGGAAAAGGTGTAAGGCACCCCACACTATCTATCCAAAGGATAGTACcccattttattaatttatttctaaCGTTAACTTTTTAGTGAAGAAATAAGATACTTGGCATTTTGGTTTTTGGAAAAATGTTTTgtacacacacacgcacacacatatacacatacatagCATGTGATGAGGATTTACCACATTGCAAGAAATAAGGCGAAACTACACTATTGGTCCTCAAAGTTTATGTGCACAATTGGTTTATGTACACTATAAGTGATTTAATAGAAATCAGTTTTCTTTCATTGATCTCTTTCCTATTATGAGTTGGCCAAGTCAATGTATATTGGTTAGCAAACATTTCTATACATTAGAATCTTTAAAACTATCCTTTGAATACTTTTCTTATTAAACCATTTCACCTGCCAAATGTTTTTCCAAAGGTTTAACTTAGTAATATACAAATCTGTTACTTACAATAGATTTAATTGGTCAAAGCAATAAAAGGAAATTTATTGCAAACaattcatctaatttttaatggATGTACCCTTTACTatatgagattaaattctataaggatgtaGTGTAAAATTAAGGTTTACCTCTCTAATCCTAACTTGCTACATCATTATAATACATATTATAGAATAGACACAACCACACAATCAATTATAATATCCATTTGAAAATCCTACTTAATTGTAAGTTTATTGAGATGCTACTATGTGTGGTAAGATGTTTTGGGTTTTAAGTAAAGAGAtgtgctatgtccacaacatttttacaacaaatcataggtggttagttgttattagttcaaatttgaacctaacactaaaattacttttttgccataacaataacaaccagtaataacctgtcacttaggatttattgtaaaaatgttgtagacatattaTTTCTCTTAAGTAAAAGACTGATGTGGCAATCTCTAAGGGCACGTTTAGTAAATTGTAATAGtcattgtaatgtaatagttattcttatgatttaactattcaatagtttggttatgtttttattacaggaaatggtcattccttatgaatagctattctttaaaatgagaaataattatttctctctaaaagggttgtaatagttattctttagtagatgtaataatttctaatattaatatatttccaaataaataaacttttcatatccacctaacaattatggaaataaaaaatcatcaaaaaaataactcatctctctaaaatttaaaataaattattttctaggaattataattgtatgaatgagatatttcctaaaatagatcataagttttattctaatgttacaactcacaaccaaactaatgaatatgtttagttattcaattacaacatattttattcccggtaataaagattatcattcctgttgtaatccacattcagtgtaccaaacatacccttagtggatgatgtaaaacatgaattttataCCACATTCTTACCAAATTCGgattgctattatatatatatagaccaaTGGGTAATATTTTAAGATGACCaagttttattttgatataaatatagcaagagtaaaaaaataagggaTTTACTAACGTGTGCCCTTAGAACATATAGtatgtgggtacctaaggcatgcttgccaacgtcctaggcatgcttggcaaTGTCTTTGGCCGacctcggcatgctttgcaacgaCCTAGGCATCCCACATCAAAGAGAAATCCCCCcactttctaccttataagctttgaagcgaaggagtagtgtaccactACTTCTTTAAAGAAATAGTGGTACACTACTTCTTCGCTTCAAAGCCTATAAGGTAGAAAGTGGAGGGGTTTCTCTTTGATGTGGGACGCCTAGGACattgcaaagcatgccgaggtCGGCTAAGGACGTTGCCAaacatgccttaggtacccaaAATAAAAGGATCAAGAAATAGTGGTACACTATTCCTTCGCTTCAAAGCTTATGAGGTAGAAAGTGGGGGGATTTCTCTTCAATGTGGGACGCTTAGGACattgcaaagcatgccgaggtcagccaaggacgttgccaagcatgccttaggtacccacaataAAAGGATcccaagcatgccttaggtacccacaataAAAAAGATCCTTTtattgtgggtacctaaggcatgcttggcaacgtcctaggcatgcttggcaacatCCTTGGCCAACCTCGacatgctttgcaacgtcctaGGCGTCCCACATCGAAGAGAAATCCCCCCATTTTCTACCTCATAAACTTTGAAGcgaaggagtagtgtaccactATTTCTTTAAAGAAGTagtggtacactactccttcgCTTCAAAGTTTATGAGGTAGAAAGTGGGGGGATTTCTCTTTGATGTGGGACGCCTAGGACGTTGCAAAGTATGCCTTAGGTCAGCCAAGGACattgccaagcatgccttaggtacccacataGTAGTAATCTATTTTATGAATCTTTTTATAGAAAAACGAAAAAGTAATTTACTACTTTGatagctttttcaatttttcaaaaatactttctcaaaatggatgattaatgtatgccctaagggcacacattaaccaaACCCAAAACATAATGTGGTCAAATTTTCCCCCCTTGACCCTTGTGCACGGCAACTAATTTCCAAAACCTTTGCTCGGtcatttttaacttcttttgaGAATGtatgtgtttttaacacattatATTTCTAGGTAAAATGAAATACTATTGAGAGAGTTTCTAATCCTACTAGTTGTGTAgccttgtaaaaaaaaattagcaagaTAGTTAGGTTGTTGTATCCCGGAACAACACGTATAATTACTTGTTTACTAAATTGAAAATTCTGTAAACAACGTGTATGGTCTTAAAAAAGTGACATGGTCCACATCTCAACTTCACTACCTAAAAACTTATGAATTGATGGTAATTGTTTAAGCCCCAACATGGTAATAtaattctaattttatttatattgcaAGGTCAAATATAATTTACGTGAAATGTAATATAATTCTACAACAGATTCTCTTTCTTCATCCATCCACTCTCTTTCTTCATCCTCaggataagtaaaaaaaaaaaaaaaactaattgcaaaatgaataatgttagtgtaaatttacacggttaTTTTAGCAAATTTGTgaatttacataattatacaTTGACTGATGTGAGTCTTTTTTAGGAAAAACTACATaagttttacacattttttctattatatacaCCCATTGAGTGTGTAGGCCAAGTAGCCGAGATGGTTACGAGGGTGACAATTCTTTTTTCTAGTCAGCCAACATCTTCAATCGTGCCAAAACGTATGAAaagttggaaaatattttatagcataacaaaaaaatattttaaaaaaataaaccctTAGTAATCATAATTAAATTAAGGAGGCAGGTAATCTGGCACTTTCACATagtaaaataatagtaataataatcacAAAAAAGAACTTTGGATTATATTATATCAGGTTGTGCAAGAAGAATATGGCCAAATAATTTTGCACCTTCCATACATCTCAATCATTAACGGCCAATTTGtccaatttgtttgtttatatccATGAAGACACAGTTTACTCTTTTCACAttcccatctttctttctttctttcttttttcaatcattttactctctctctctctctctctctctctctctcagagacAGATATAACAAAGGCCACAagaatttgttttgtgtttctgtTGTGAGGTGTAAGTCATGTGTTGCATGTGAAGAGCACCTAAAGTCTAAAACACCAAATCACCCCAGATCTATTACTTGGCTTATTATGCACCTTGTTTCACggattaatatatatatgtcatgtgtttaacttttttttccctcttttaattctttggttaccttaaaaggaaaaaaagaaaaaaagaaatgtagaAAGATAGTAATTAGCGGAATATAAAATGAAgtatctaccaaaaaaaaaaaaaaaaggcacgaAGAAAGACAGTAAATGATGGAATATAAAATGAAGCATCTATAACAAGAAAGAGGAATTTAACAACAAAGATAAACATGAAGAGaaaaaacaacatttatttctgtttttattgcgtcttaattaaattacaaatatatgGTAACTGgtaatttttcaaataagttATTAATAGGTTGCCTAGTTTTATATATGATTTCAAACTCACAAGCAGGTGGAtttactctctttctctgtgtgtatatatagattctgatctctgtctctgtctctgtctttCACTCTGTAACTCAGCCAAAACTAAACATGGGTTTTGTAACTCAGAGATTGTGTTCCATCCTTGTGACCTTCTTGGTGATTTTTTCACGTCTCTGTGTAGCAAACTCAGAACAATATCATAGCAACCATGTGAAGTCGAGGAAACAATTACAAGAAAAAACCTGTAATGTTTATGAAGGGACTTGGGTGTTTGACAATTCATACCCTCTATACAACTCTTCAGCTTGCCCTCATATCCGCAAGGAATTTGATTGCCAAAAGTATGGTCGACCTGATAGTCTCTACCTCAAATATAGATGGCAGCCCAAGGAATGTGACATACCCAGgtactctttttctctctgtgCAGTGTGTGTGTTAGGTTGCTTTAAATTTTCTCTGCTTATTTGTCCATGGCTTATTGGAGTAGTGACATTACATGTCTTCCATGGAGAAAATGAGTTCAAATCCTGGTTTTGTCTTTAGGGTCACGATAACGAATACTCTTAGGacattggttaacaatctactttaaaaaaattttgacatatttttatggaaaatgaaaaaagctgtcaaaacattaattacttttttttttctaataaaaattttctttaaatagattattaactaATATCCTAACAGCATTCGTTAGcatctctcttatttttaatgGGTTAGGGGGGAAAAGGATTTTAGGATTTTAAGGAAAAAGCCTGAAATATATtaactttaaaaagttaatcTGTGCCCTGCTAGGCATGTGATTGCACATACAAAGTATTTATCAATCTTCTAGTAATTGGctgcttttttaaaaaaaaaaatttcttaaatattGTTAATTGCGatactttttcattttataattgtatttttgttcaatttatttttttaagtaaaataaattatactgAACCAACACTAAATTTTGATGACTCTTAGTCTTGGAAGTCATGCATTATCCTTACATGAGTTATCCTTATATGGCCTATTCTGATGGCGTCAAACTCACATTCAACTTTAGGGAGTTTATTAGAAACCATCGTTTATACTATTTTTCGAACTATTTTTCCTATGTGCTTGACCTTTCATCTAATAACTTGTCTGGAAAGATTCCCACAGAAGTAATGAGCCTAGGCGGATTGCTATATTTGAATTTGTCAAGAAATCATCTGGTCGGACCTATCCCACCAAGCATCGGTGAAATGGAAAATTTAGAAGTTCTTGATTTATCAAGGAACCACCTTTCATGCACTATGCCCACTGCCATGATAGATATTCCCTTCCTCATGGATTTCAACGTGTCATATAACAACTTGTCAGGGGAAATTTTACATACCGGCCAGTTTAGTACATTTCCAGACTCAAGCTATATAGGGAATCATCAACTCTGTGGGCCTCCACTTTCAAAGATATGCTCAAGCAATGAATCATTCGGAGATCCACATTGTAGCATtgaagaaggagatgaagaAAAGCAAGGCATTCAAAAAGAAGAGCAGTATGGCTTTGAAATAACTTCATTTTATTTAAGCATGGGACTTGGATTTATTGCAGGGTATTGTGGATTTTGGTGCTCTTTACTGATGAATAGATCTTGGAGGTGCACTTATTTCCGCTTCTTGGGCAACATGAATGACAAAATTTCTGGGATGGTACAAGGTAGCAGTTGGAGTAGCCAAATTGCAAAGGAAGTTTCAACACCAACAAACTCCCAAGTAAAGGGTCGTCAATATAATTCTGTTCAATACTCGCTTTTGCGAGTACCTTCTTTATGTCTCTTTAAGTATTAAAAGTGtcaccttctcaaaaaaaaaaaaaaaaggtattaaaAGTGTCTTCTTTATGTCTTTTGTCGAATAAACTGTAATATCTTGGATTCCTGGAATATGCTTCCAGTGCTTGCATTGTCATAACTTCTACTGTCAAATGAAggttattttaaattcaaattagaataatTTGCAGCAAACTACAACGGCGATGGCATTAACTCCGTTTCAAGAATCAAGGTAAATGCACCCTAAGTTTAGACAAATTTACATCatctctacttttatatatactaaaCCCAGACTCACGCAATGCGcgagaataaataattatttggtAATTGTAGTATAGTATACAATTTGTtctctaaaatttattgaagataatttgttcgaccaaaaaattaaacaatttctaaaattattttccatctttttatctctatcaatatatcattatattattttagatgtgtttgattgatattattcattttttaggtggttcttatttttcaaaattatattatagtgcgctatgttttcctttttttcttttttctttttcctgtacatctaaacttttaaatttcaaataaattattcaaattcttcattctcttaacggagatttttattataatcaaaactcataacaAAATTACACTTGATATTACTTAATTGATAGGCACATTCAAATGCATAACcaagattgtgttttgatataaacacAAATTATCACTCTTCCAATATAAGTAAAtattaactcaaacaaaaataaaccaaagtaatgagagagagagagagagagagagagagagagagagagagagagagaaaaaaaaattttgagtaggaaaaatatgcatagaataggagagaaaatgacaaaattatagtaaaagatgagaatataagaaaagccaaaataaaggaagataaagtaCTTCTTCATAGTTCTAATGATGATATTTGCATGTTGAATGTTGTTGATAAGATGATCAATATGGTCACCAGTGATCATTAAGACAATTTTGATGATTGATTTTCTGTGATGAGATAGAAGTTCTTTTCTAGAAAGTAGCAATTTTCTTATATCCCGATCTAAGTCAGATTTATAATAGGAGGCTGTATCATTATAAAtttgatgaaaagaaagagataaacgTAACTTAAGGATATGTATTATATGTATCTATTAtctaatgatttttttcttaattaatactaagaaatagttttttttagaagtcTTTTAGTTGTAGGACTAAATTTTATCAATGAGGGATAGAAATTTGACTAAAACAAAGAGGTGACATGCTGTATCAATTATCCAATGactatctttttctcttttttaatatatagcaTTGTGAATGAGACTAGTGAGGTAAACAAAAAGGCATATGTTTATGTtctaaaaactatcattaaGAGAACACGTCATATGtaaaaactttctaaaaaaaagtattagaaacaaaaatgaacatTGGACccatacaaaaaatgaaatgaacattggaaattttaacattatagAAATGAACGTTTGTATTTGTTGTGGgtttttaaataaaacccaCTTAAGCTCTTTGaaagataattaattaattaccacACAAAAATCCTACAAGGAAAAACTCACTGCAGCCCTAATACTATTCACTCCTTACAAATCGATTATCTAGTTCTGAATTAcaggtttttattattttattttgaagagtttaattttatcttttacttCACCTTGAAGTAGTTTTGAAATGGAGGAGACCAAGACTTTGGCTTGGACTACAATAATAGTAAAAGTTACAATATGTGGTGAAACAACGACTTCTAGgactcaacttttattatacagTACTAGACAATGcatcaattaattaaaatttttatataaaagaaatatatattttaaaaatactatCAAAACTTTAGTGAGTGGCTTGAAATTTAATAATGTTTTATCtaaatcaaattatcaaaatacaaaCATATTTTGAGCTACTTTGCATAAGGATGGTGATATGTAATgtgtaaattttattctataaaaataCAACATTATAATAGAtggtcaaaataattaaaatatattttcaattttattttaaaattcttcaaattttttgaaataaaaattcaattggagtagaattttaaatttcaccAAATTTAACTAATAgagttttaaatttcttgaaacttaATTGACAAACTTTTACATAAGAAACCATTTGTCTCATAAAGAAGATAAACAAGTATAGACGTATTTTTTGAGCCTACATGTGTGACAAACAAATACAAGATCTAGACATATACAATGTGgcccaacaatttttttttttttttttttttttttgagataggtAGATAGTGGGGAGGAAAAAGTGAGGTTCAATTCAAATCACAAACACGAAACATTGCAAAAGATTTCATTACCACTTAACTATCTTGTTTcccacaactttttttttaaacctacaTGAAAAGcgactatttatttttatttgttgggaaaaaaaaaaaaaaaaaaaaaaaagacaaaacgtttaaactaagaaaaatgtgaaataaaaaaataatcaataagCCAATAATactaattgttaaaaaaagggGGCTTTTTAAAAAAGCCAATGATTTATTGTGCATTGAATGCATGCCAAACCCGGCCCTATTAAGACGCGATACCCCCTTGTTATGGACCTTAAAGCATCCGTAGCAGATGTtgcaaaaattatgtcattttaccaCACCAAaggcctactttattattttaccacattattttacaacatctcatttatcagatgttttataatttcattctatacattaaaataatatttactacacattaaaataacatTTACACTCATCAACACAATCAACAGCCATCTGCCAACAACCAACAGCCACCACCACACAACCACCACATCCtccacaaccaaaaacacaaCTCAAAGCAAACCCAAGAAAATCTAGCCAAATTCCACAACAAACAACCATAACCCCAACCCAAACAACCCATCAAATCCCAGCCAAATCTTTCACGACCCAAACAAATCCCAGCCAAACCCCAACCCAAACAAATCCAGCCAAATCCTCTGCCACCCATCAACTGCCTCAACCAATCACTGACCCAAAACCCCAACCCAACCAACCCATCAACAAACAAACTCAAGTATCCACCGGACCAAAATCCACAACGCTGCCACAACCAACCTCAACCCACAATGCCGCCGTCCCAAAACCTTGACCCATAGCCCATAGCCCACCAACACCAAATCGGAagccccaccaccaccaccacctcaaCCACAAACCCCAACAAACCCACCGCGTCCACACCCTCACCCATACCCActtccaaacccaaaaccttCATAACCCAGACTCCAAACCCACCATCTTCATCGCCGTCATCGACATCGCCGACCCACACAACAGACCCACACCGACATCGCCGACCCATAGCCTAGCCCATCCGAACCCACCCACCTCCGTCGGAACCGAACCCATCAAACcacagcccaaaaaaaaaaaaaaaaaaaaaaaaaccattgctaGAGAGAGATCAACGTCGGCGTCGGCGTGGAAGTGATCGTCGGCATGGGTGTGGAAGAGCAGTGAGGATTGGGGTGAGAGAGGTGAGACTGAcggagagatgagagagaaagagaaataaacaAAGAATATAATTATACCACACTGGTTctgtaccgttgcaaatttgcaacggtactgttcacatattgtaaaaattttgagatttatcCCATCTGATATttggtgttttttgtgtttggtgtgacAAATATgtcaaatatttagcatttaacaCATTTACCACACctactgtggatg encodes:
- the LOC126707029 gene encoding receptor-like protein EIX2, with product MFMKGLGCLTIHTLYTTLQLALISARNLIAKSMVDLIVSTSNIDGSPRNVTYPEVMSLGGLLYLNLSRNHLVGPIPPSIGEMENLEVLDLSRNHLSCTMPTAMIDIPFLMDFNVSYNNLSGEILHTGQFSTFPDSSYIGNHQLCGPPLSKICSSNESFGDPHCSIEEGDEEKQGIQKEEQYGFEITSFYLSMGLGFIAGYCGFWCSLLMNRSWRCTYFRFLGNMNDKISGMVQGSSWSSQIAKEVSTPTNSQVKGRQYNSVQYSLLRVPSLCLFKY